In Cicer arietinum cultivar CDC Frontier isolate Library 1 chromosome 1, Cicar.CDCFrontier_v2.0, whole genome shotgun sequence, one DNA window encodes the following:
- the LOC113787778 gene encoding uncharacterized protein, with amino-acid sequence MGSNGGSNITPLRKTLPLRVLKPDVNNIKNLARKLKKVQRVIFMGKFGKILDLLEVNVQVDALTALAQFYDPPFSCFTFKDFQLAPTLEEFERIMGYPMKGSKPYQYMEHYPSLKTIAETFDIPIKEIEDNRTNKDNLIGFPIKYLEEKAVNLARDGKWDTFMDVLALIIYGIVLFPTIKDFVDFMAIDVFLAYKHRGENPVPAVLADVYCTLDFRHEKEGGLIHCCSPILYFWFVKHIFQDMHQLKTKSKKEWANVLANLNERTIQWYSRSQDINEVICRCGVFVDVPLMGTKGCINYSPYVALRQLGYPMKKPQ; translated from the coding sequence ATGGGATCAAATGGTGGCTCAAATATTACTCCATTAAGAAAGACCTTGCCATTGAGAGTTCTTAAACCTGATGTGAACAACATTAAGAATCTTGCTCGGAAGTTGAAGAAAGTACAACGTGTAATCTTTATGGGGAAATTCGGTAAGATTCTTGATTTACTTGAAGTTAATGTACAAGTGGATGCCCTTACAGCGTTGGCCCAATTCTATGATCCTCCTTTTAGTTGTTTCACTTTTAAggactttcagttggccccaACGTTGGAGGAGTTCGAACGAATAATGGGATATCCGATGAAGGGGAGTAAACCTTACCAATACATGGAACACTATCCCTCACTGAAAACAATTGCTGAAACGTTTGATATCCCTATAAAGGAAATAGAAGACAATAGAACCaacaaagataatttgattGGATTTCCAATAAAATATCTTGAGGAGAAAGCAGTAAACTTAGCAAGAGATGGAAAATGGGACACCTTCATGGATGTGCTGGCCTTAATTATATATGGAATTGTTTTATTTCCAACTATTAAGGATTTTGTGGATTTCATGGCGATAGACGTCTTTTTGGCTTACAAGCATAGAGGGGAGAATCCAGTACCGGCAGTTTTGGCTGACGTTTATTGCACGCTCGACTTCCGTCATGAGAAAGAGGGGGGCCTAATCCATTGTTGCTCGCCAATACTCTATTTTTGGTTtgtcaaacatatttttcaagACATGCATCAATTAAAAACTAAGAGCAAAAAGGAATGGGCCAACGTTCTAGCAAATCTCAACGAAAGAACGATTCAATGGTACTCCCGGAGTCAAGATATAAATGAAGTGATTTGTAGATGCGGTGTTTTCGTAGATGTTCCCCTCATGGGAACCAAAGGGTGTATAAATTATAGTCCCTATGTTGCATTGAGACAATTGGGTTATCCTATGAAAAAACCCCAATAA
- the LOC140918683 gene encoding uncharacterized protein, whose protein sequence is MRVVFEKAYTNKEEKKVENEKVENEVSNEEAQEFLKIIKQSEYKIVDQLNHTPTRISLLSLLMNYESHRKLLMKILNEAHVTHDITVDKFGGIINNITANNHLTFTDDELPTEWRGHNKALHISVMCIDHIISRVLIDNGSSLNVISKSTLAKLPCDGTYMRPSPMVVRAFEGRRREVMGEIDLPIQIGSVTFEITFHVMDIVPAYSCLLGRPWIYSAGVVPSTLHQKQKYMINDQLVIISGEGDLLVSNLSTTPYVETTKDALETAFQTLEIVDTAYVETTPIEPHMSNTAIMVAKFMLSRGHQPWHELGKDEEGLKEPVELPENRDKWGLGYKPTRDDKQRLVKEKKEKRLARIENREPRIERILICDIRRSFQSARPTSEIHIAGIMPFEEPIEIVNLGTEEGRKEIKDMPGLDTSIVEHKLPLKRDSSPVKQKLRRMKPDMSLKIKEEIQKQFDTGFLAVANYPQWIANIVPVPKKDGKVRMCVDYRDLNKASPKDDFPLPHIDILVDNTARHSLFSFMDGFSGYNQIKMAAEDMEKTTFTTPWGTFCYKVMPFGLKNAGATYQRAMVTLFHDMIHKEVEVYVDDMIAKSQTEEEHIIDLKKLFKRLRKFKLKLNPSKCTFGVRSGKVLGFVVSQRGIEVDPDKIRAIAEMPPPSTEKEVRGFLGRLNYISRFISQLTATCEPIFKLLRKNQTVVWNQECQNAFEKIRQYLQNPPILAPPVLGRPLIMYLTVLDGAMGCVLGQHDETGKKEHAIYYLSKKFTDVETRYTMLERTCCALAWVAHRLRQYMLCHTTYLISKMDPIKYIFVKPALTRRIARWQVMLSEYDITYVTQKAIKGSALADYLANQPVDDYKSMQCEFPDESIMVLSEEYDDGKWTLLFDGASNIMGHGIGVVLISPKKEVHTYHGAIVF, encoded by the exons ATGAGAGTGGTGTTTGAGAAGGCATACacaaataaagaagaaaagaaagtggAAAATGAGAAAGTGGAAAATGAGGTTTCTAATGAAGAAGCTCAGGAATTTCTCAAAATCATTAAACAGAGTGAATACAAAATAGTCGACCAACTCAACCATACTCCTACAAGGATTTCATTGTTATCCCTATTGATGAATTATGAGTCCCACCGGAAGCTATTGATGAAAATACTAAATGAGGCTCATGTCACTCACGACATCACCGTGGACAAATTTGGaggcatcataaataacatcacAGCCAACAATCACCTAACTTTCACAGATGATGAGTTACCGACCGAATGGAGAgggcataataaagcactacacatatCAGTAATGTGCATCGACCATATAATTTCAAGAGTCCTCATTGACAATGGCTCCTCACTGAAtgtcatatcaaaatcaacattaGCAAAACTACCTTGTGATGGTACATATATGAGACCAAGTCCCATGGTTGTTAGAGCTTTCGAAGGGAGACGCAGAGAAGTAATGGGGGAAATCGATCTCCCAATTCAAATAGGTTCGGTCACATTCGAAATCACGTTTCACGTGATGGATATTGTACCCGCTTATAGTTGCTTATTGGGGAGGCCATGGATCTATTCTGCCGGCGTAGTGCCGTCAACCTTACACCAAAAGcagaaatatatgataaatgaccaattggtaATCATATCAGGAGAAGGAGATTTGTTGGTGAGTAATTTGTCCACCACACCTTATGTTGAGACAACAAAAGACGCTCTAGAAACTGCcttccaaacactagaaatcgtGGACACCGCTTATGTCGAAACGACACCTATAGAACCACATATGTCCAACACTGCTATTATGGTGGCTAAGTTCATGTTGAGCAGAGGACACCAGCCATGGCACGAGTTGGGGAAGGATGAAGAAGGGCTCAAAGAACCGGTGGAACTTCCTGAAAATAGAGATAAGTGGGGTTTAGGTTACAAACCCACCAGGGATGACAAACAGAGATTGgtcaaagagaaaaaagaaaaaagattagcGCGAATTGAAAATCGAGAGCCCAGAATCGAAAGGATTCTCATCTGTGACATCCGACGGAGTTTCCAAAGTGCAAGACCAACAAGTGAAATCCATATTGCG GGTATCATGCCCTTTGAGGAACCGATAGAAATTGTTAATCTAGGGACTGaagaaggaaggaaagaaattAAG gatatgcctggATTGGATACTAGCATAGTGGAGCATAAATTGCCCTTAAAACGCGATTCTTCTCCggtgaaacaaaaattaaggcGAATGAAGCCtgatatgtcattaaaaatcaaggaagaaatacaaaaacaatttgACACAGGATTCCTCGCTGTGGCAAATTATCCCCAATGGATAGCCAATATTGTACCAGTGCCAAAAAAGGATGGCAAAGTACGAATGTGTGTCGATTATAGGGACCttaataaagctagtcctaaagatgatttccCGTTACCTCACATCGATATTTTGGTTGATAATACGGCTCGCCATTCACTCTTCTCTTTTATGGATGGTTTCTCTGGGTATAATCAAATTAAGATGGCAGCtgaagatatggaaaaaacGACTTTCACCACTCCTTGGGGAACGTTTTGTTACAAAGTAATGCCTTTTGGTCTGAAGAACGCTGGAGCGACCTACCAAAGAGCTATGGTAACCCTATTCCATGACATGATTCATAAAGAGGTCGAAGTTTATGTAGACGACATGATCGCTAAGTCACAAACAGAAGAAGAACATATTattgatctaaagaaactcTTCAAAAGACTTAGAAAGTTTAAGCTAAAGCTCAACCCCTCCAAATGCACTTTTGGGGTGAGATCGGGCAAAGTATTGGGATTTGTGGTTAGTCAGAGAGGAATAGAGGTTGATCCCGATAAGATTCGAGCCATTGCAGAAATGCCTCCCCCGAGTACAGAAAAAGAAGTTCGCGGTTTTCttgggagactaaattatatttcaagatttatatcacaACTAACTGCTACTTGTGAACcgatatttaaacttttacggAAAAATCAAACAGTTGTGTGGAACCAAGAATGTCAAAATGCATTTGAAAAAATCCGACAGTATTTGCAAAATCCTCCAATTCTAGCCCCACCAGTTCTGGGCCGACCCTTGATTATGTATCTTACAGTCCTCGATGGGGCCATGGGATGCGTACTGGGGCAACATGATGAAACAGGAAAAAAGGAGCATGCCATTTATTatctaagtaaaaaatttacagaTGTTGAAACAAGATATACAATGTTAGAACGTACTTGTTGTGCCTTAGCTTGGGTGGCTCATcgcttgaggcaatacatgctTTGCCATACAACTTATTTGATATCCAAAATGGATCCAATCAAGTACATTTTTGTAAAGCCCGCTCTTACAAGGCGAATTGCTCGATGGCAGGTGATGTTATCAGAATATGATATTACATATGTTACTCAGAAAGCCATCAAAGGGAGTGCCTTAGCAGATTATCTAGCTAATCAACCTGTTGATGATTATAAATCAATGCAATGTGAATTCCCAGACGAAAGTATCATGGTTTTGTCTGAAGAATATGATGATGGAAAATGGACCTTGTTGTTCGACGGGGCCTCAAACATAATGGGGCATGGGATTGGGGTTGTTTTAATATCTCCAAAAAAAGAAGTTCATACCTATCACGGCgcgattgtgttttga
- the LOC101496471 gene encoding protein PARTING DANCERS-like isoform X1, which produces MRNASKGEQHPSFIDFISAFLSANSYRLNLVPISPDFIFNCGGLSVAFIFVTNWDCNNVASIFNRVQKLKTQFSRFYVVIALPTKEKIDSFTQSYFKFGMVIGKPTFVPVMDLEMGFEKMVKIAHSSGVYKQERIEEKLKAEVSSSILILH; this is translated from the exons ATGAGAAATGCATCGAAAGGGGAACAACATCCATCCTTCATTGATTTTATCTCAGCTTTTCTCTCTGCAAATTCCTATCGGCTTAATTTGGTGCCAATTTCTCCA GACTTTATTTTCAATTGCGGGGGTTTGTCTGTGGCCTTCATTTTTGTGACAAACTGGGACTGCAACAATGTGGCTTCAATCTTCAATAG AGTTCAGAAACTGAAGACTCAATTTTCACGTTTTTATGTTGTTATCGCACTcccaacaaaagaaaaaattgattcaTTTACTCAGTCATATTTCAA ATTTGGGATGGTGATTGGCAAGCCTACATTTGTGCCAGTTATGGACTTAGAGATGGGGTTTGAAAAGATGGTAAAAATAGCCCATTCTTCTGGAG TATACAAGCAGGAaagaattgaagaaaaattgAAAGCGGAGGTCAGCTCATCGATTTTgatattacattaa
- the LOC101496471 gene encoding protein PARTING DANCERS-like isoform X2 has product MRNASKGEQHPSFIDFISAFLSANSYRLNLVPISPDFIFNCGGLSVAFIFVTNWDCNNVASIFNRVQKLKTQFSRFYVVIALPTKEKIDSFTQSYFKFGMVIGKPTFVPVMDLEMGFEKMVKIAHSSGGKN; this is encoded by the exons ATGAGAAATGCATCGAAAGGGGAACAACATCCATCCTTCATTGATTTTATCTCAGCTTTTCTCTCTGCAAATTCCTATCGGCTTAATTTGGTGCCAATTTCTCCA GACTTTATTTTCAATTGCGGGGGTTTGTCTGTGGCCTTCATTTTTGTGACAAACTGGGACTGCAACAATGTGGCTTCAATCTTCAATAG AGTTCAGAAACTGAAGACTCAATTTTCACGTTTTTATGTTGTTATCGCACTcccaacaaaagaaaaaattgattcaTTTACTCAGTCATATTTCAA ATTTGGGATGGTGATTGGCAAGCCTACATTTGTGCCAGTTATGGACTTAGAGATGGGGTTTGAAAAGATGGTAAAAATAGCCCATTCTTCTGGAG GAaagaattga
- the LOC101491488 gene encoding protein OS-9 homolog has translation MRSLLLLLIALSFSYVFAEHIFPVHIGSIFGGGGGGGSSGSSREPKYKIEFHPEDSPFHPDDDQESIVVPDKNGHKFICYLPKVEKEKSGKPVMQHNVSSMIVETEKRIKQKTPDELLEVLKGPCFIRQEGWWSYEFCYQKKLRQLHLEDDKVVQEFVLGVYDPEATAAINQNLSDISTLKDPRSKDASQRYHAHQYTNGTTCDLTNKPRETEVRFVCSEPRAMISSITEISTCKYALTVQVPTLCKHPLFQEERPIWHTIDCNVLPKDYKYTKVRQDNRDADIVMVTDSETNDSEQ, from the exons aTGAGGtcattgttattgttgttgattGCCTTGTCTTTCAGCTACGTCTTTGCGGAACACATCTTCCCTGTTCATATCG GTAGCAtatttggtggtggtggtggcggCGGCAGTAGTGGAAGTTCTCGTGAACCGAAATACAAGATTGAATTCCACCCCGAAGATTCCCCTTTTCACCCT GATGATGACCAGGAATCTATAGTCGTACCGGATAAAAATggacataaatttatttgttacttgCCTAAGGTGGAAAAGGAAAAGAGTGGAAAGCCTGTTATGCAGCACAACGTTAGCAGCATGATTGTTGAAACTGAGAAAAGGATTAAACAGAAGACACCAGATGAACTGTTAGAAGTATTGAAGGGTCCATGCTTTATCAGA CAAGAAGGTTGGTGGTCCTATGAGTTTTGCTATCAAAAGAAGTTGCGACAACTACATTTGGAGGATGACAAG GTAGTCCAGGAGTTTGTCTTGGGAGTGTATGATCCGGAGGCAACAGCTGCAATTAACCAAAATCTTTCTGACATTTCTACATTGAAGGATCCTCGCTCAAAGGATGCCTCACAAAG GTACCATGCTCACCAATATACTAATGGAACCACATGTGATCTAACAAATAAGCCAAGAGAGACTGAG GTGAGGTTTGTATGCTCAGAACCCAGGGCAATGATCAGTTCAATCACAGAGATTTCAACTTGCAAGTATGCACTTACAGTTCAAGTCCCTACGCTATGCAAGCACCC attGTTTCAAGAGGAGAGACCGATATGGCACACCATCGACTGTAATGTGCTTCCAAAGGATTACAAGTATACTAAAGTGAGACAAGATAACAGAGATGCGGATATTGTTATGGTTACAGATTCAGAAACTAATGATTCAGAACAATGA